The Emys orbicularis isolate rEmyOrb1 chromosome 4, rEmyOrb1.hap1, whole genome shotgun sequence genomic sequence GGCCTAGACATGCTGATCCTCAACCACATCGGTTACACCTACTTTAACTACTTCGATGGAGATGTTGAGCATATACGAAAACTCCTGGAGATTAACTTTCTCAGCTATGTGGCCATGACAGTCTCTGCACTGCCGATGCTGAAGGAGAGTGGGGGCAGCATCCTTGTGGTTTCATCCAGAGCAGGTGAGAGTGAACCAGGCTAGAGACCCTTATGTTCAGTACTGCTTGATTCTTTCCTTTGGTTTAGTTCCTCCTGGGATTCAGAGGAGGCTTCTTCTGAAATTGTTTCTcaaaagagaggaggaggatcaCCTGAGAAGACTAACATAATTGACTGGGACTGTGGGTTCAGTGTGACAAAGTCTGTTTACTGAATGCAAAAACAGTCGGTATGATTCATATACCACTCTTCTTCTGACCCCACGCTGCTGAGCGGCAGCACGTCTAGCATCTTGCAGATCagcttcccagtggaggagaaatccGTGATGCAGTCTGGGTGTACTCCAAGTGCAACTGGTTTTACTTACGCACGTACACCAGTCCTAAAATGAGATGGTCAAACAGTGCAcagggcagtctctgcttccagaAATCTCAGCCTAATGCCAATGTCCAGTTCCCAgagagcaactctgcctcaatAATTGACTCTAAGTGCGAGTCCAAGGCATGGAGCAAACGCCCCCTTTTCTGAAGCTGCCTCTACACACAACCTGGCACAATAAAGACTAACATCACCACCACGTGTCTTCCCAACAGTAAACACTCACTTGCACACTAAGCAAAAGATCTTGTAAAACTGCGTAACAGAGCCACGTGGTAATATCTGCCATCACaatacatattgtttgtttgctggGTTGTGTATTGTATACACATTAACGGATATATATGTGGATGTGTGTTCTATGCAAGGGTCACATTTCTCATGAGTGAGTTATGGAGGTCATTCAGACCTCATGCTGATAATACCTTTATATCACCCCATCTCATCATATATTTTGTACGTGCCACATATTACAGGAAAACTGTTAGGAATGTTtttaactccccctccccccacatcccagtgTTAGTGGATTTACTTATATCCTTCAGCCTACTGAGGTAGTTAGTTCCTGTGAGTCGAAATATGACAGCTGCTGAAGGATAAGACAAAGTCAGAATGACACGTTTTTGCTTCTGTGCACTGAAAGTATTTAGCCTCATAAACACTGTTGTTGCATCTCTCTCTAGGTAAAACTGGAATTCCATTTGTTGCTCCCTACTCTGCAACTAAGTTTGCCCTGGATGGATTTTTCAGCTCCTTGAGACAGGAATTAATAATCGAGAATATCAATGTTTCCATCACGCTCTGCATCTTGGGCCACATTGCTACTGGTAGGATCAGCACACTTATTTGACCTTGCTAATTAGAAGGGCTTGCACATACAGTACCCAGGCATAAAAATATTACTTACATCCAGAGAGTGGAGAATAGTGTCCACatgtcagctttttttttttttttttttttttttttggtagtatgAACGTTTTTAATAAAagactgatgaagtgggtattcacccacgaaagcttatgctccaatatgtctgttagtctataaggtgccacaggactctgtcgcttttaaaaaagtgtttcacTATTCTCTTTAGAAGTTTTTACAAtactgaacccaaatctcctaaAAATTCATGGCTTTAGCTACAAAAATGAAGGAACTGTTTTTAATTAATTCAGTCGATCACCTTAACTTTCCTGCAAACCTCTTTAGTACATCTCAAAATTGCATCAATGATGATTTTATAGTCACAAGAAATTCAGCCCAAATATGAGTGTCTCAGACTTGCTcaggaaattattattttatttttacagcaccAGTAAGTGCTAAACACAAGTAAAAGATAAggtgtaaaattttcaaacacatCTTAGTGACTTAGTAGCTTAACTCCTATTTTcgaaagggacttaggcacttaggaccctgagtcacctttgaaaatgggacttgagtATTTCTGAAAATGTTATCCAATTCTTTTGACCTGAATAACTTAGTAATAAAATTAGCAAAAGGAAATAAACAACAATACAATTTTCCAGTTGTATAATTACTCAAAAAGCAGGGGAGAAGTTATACATCTCaccaatttccttttttttttttttttttttttttttaaagttgaagtTTTGTTGAAATCtcaacatttgattttttttaacccactcTATTTAGTAATTCGTTTTCAGAATGCCAAATACCTCCTTAAATGTTGAACTTTAGATTTCATTGCTCTGCACAGGTTTGTGATGACGCAGTTCCTTTtcttgtatttctccttttccccagAAACTGCTGAGAAAACCGTTTCCCATGTGATGCCGAAGCCAGGTGCACCAAAGGAAGAGTGTGCACTGGAGATTATCAAGAGTGGAGCATTGCGAAAACGGGAACTCTACTATCCATACACCACTGTGAGAATCCCCCTCTTAATACGAGGCTGGGCTCCAGAATTTTTGGACTCACTCATAAGAAATAGTTTAAATGTGGAAAAGGTCAAAAGAAGTTAGCTTGTCACATGTAGCAGGGCCTAACTAGAAAACAAACCAAATGGCATGAACTTCAGGTAAATGGGgacattttattttcagtctAAATATTTTGGTAAAAGCATCTAAGGGACTTAGGAGCAACAAATCCGATTGGCTTTCAATGAGATTTGTACATCGAAgtcactcaggtgcttttgaaaatcccatcctttgtttttatattttctctctgGAGATGAGAAGAGGGAGCAACATGAGGCCTCCGCAAAGCAGCAACTTCTCCACTGTCTATAGAACAGCATTAGCAATGGCTGGGTTCATGTTtgctgggatggggtgtgggtgTCACCCACTTTGAACCAGGACAGCAACTCTCAGACCTCCCAATGCTGCAAACAGCCCACACTGGTTTCGGTAGCATACCTCCCATTTGCTCTACTGCACAAAGTTGCTTAGTAAGAAATCTGCTTTTTAATTTTCCTTGCAAAACCTAAGAGGatctcattctcctctcactgtgCTCTGAGTCAGCATCAGGTCCCCCAGCATCCCTTCATGCTAAACACTAATTGTTATTGTTAGTAATATTTATCTGCATTGCAATAATGCTTAGAAGCCCAagcaggggttggggctggggcctATTTTTGCATTGGACACACACATCATAAAAAGACTTCCTGTCCCAACGAGCTTACAATCTTGCTAATGTGAATTACAGACTGTATGTGTATAGAGGCCAACTCTGCATTCCATGAACACCCAGAACTCCCATCAAGCCAGACTTCAAGTTCCCACCCACTTCAACAGTACTCGGGGCAAAACCTTTAAAGTTTAGGGATCACATCGTCCAGCTCTGAAGTGCAGGTGCCTCTGTGGTTGAAaacagctgcatttcagaggcAGGGGAAATGTCCTAAACTCTGTGAAATTGGAGGTGGAAAATGTATAGCAGCATCAGGAATGTACAGCCTAAAGAGACTGCAACCTCATTTTGAAGTTCTAATTGAAATATACATCAGGAAAGTGTAACGAGAGCTATAAAACTGTTCTCGTCACTGACTGCTGGGCAAAGCACAGTGAATTTATGCTTGTTAAAAATTAAGTGCAGTAGGATAGAAACTCATCAGGAGTCTCATAAATCATCAAAATTAATAATGTATAATGCATAATGgagtaacagaggatgtgaatAAATGAGACTTTGTGAAATGtgtattttacatatttttttctatttgtttacTAATGGTTGGTCTATTACTTTGGTGGTTTGCAATTTTATAAAAATCTCACAAAAATTTCatctaaaaatataaataaaaaataaagttgtgAGACACAATCCAGCAGGTTCCAAGGAGGCATGAGGAAATCAGGGGAGTTTAAATGAAACACACACATTTGAAATGGATTTGTGTTTATTCTTTTGGGGCCAAAActaaagttcactgaagtcaataggagcccatccattgatttcaatgagctttggatcaggtcctcgcTGAAAGCATTCTGCTTTGGTTAACAATGCAAAGGGCAAATCACAAAAATATGCTATGAAAGTGGTGAAGTTTTACCATGCTGTAGCATGGAGTGCGTGCATGCACTGGTTTAGTATCCAAAGCCATCCCTCTTCTGAGGTAGTTCTTTTATTGGCAGTGGAAACGGCAACACCACTTAAGCTCAGCCTAAACTTTCTCACCCAAGCTAGGCTGTTCCTAGGGTttccctccaggacctctctgTTCCAAGTCCTGCTTCCCTCCTTCTGCTCAGACCTGCCTCTCTCCTATTCTGGGTGGAATTACCTACCCCCACTCCCACCACAGAGAGTCTGTATCAATCAGTCCGCATTGCCACCTGCTGACAGCAGACGCCAATACACGGATCCTCTCACATCCTGGTACTGAAGC encodes the following:
- the LOC135877180 gene encoding 11-beta-hydroxysteroid dehydrogenase 1-like, coding for MHLWSSDLQGLSLLCLFFCSGMGLLLKILVPFVGLVLAFGFYSKEDFKPEMLKGKRVIVTGASTGIGEQMAYHLARMGAHVLITARTEAKLQKVVTRCLELGAASAHYMNGSMEDMALAEDVVKEARQLWGGLDMLILNHIGYTYFNYFDGDVEHIRKLLEINFLSYVAMTVSALPMLKESGGSILVVSSRAGKTGIPFVAPYSATKFALDGFFSSLRQELIIENINVSITLCILGHIATETAEKTVSHVMPKPGAPKEECALEIIKSGALRKRELYYPYTTVRIPLLIRGWAPEFLDSLIRNSLNVEKVKRS